Proteins from a genomic interval of Enterococcus faecium:
- the gpsB gene encoding cell division regulator GpsB: protein MANLVYSPKDILQQEFKTKMRGYDPVEVDEFLDNIIKDYETYSKELLALQEENDRLSAKVAQLSKTQGAAQTRVQQTEAPKSAAVTNFDILKRLSNLEREVFGKKLDQQASAVKPAQPNPNNYTNADTSLDDNEKTRQF, encoded by the coding sequence ATGGCGAATTTGGTTTATAGTCCTAAAGACATTTTACAACAAGAATTCAAAACAAAAATGCGCGGCTATGATCCCGTTGAAGTTGATGAATTCTTAGACAATATCATCAAAGATTATGAAACTTACAGCAAAGAACTCCTTGCTTTACAAGAAGAAAACGATCGATTGAGTGCAAAAGTAGCTCAATTATCTAAAACTCAAGGAGCAGCTCAAACACGCGTGCAACAAACAGAGGCACCAAAGAGCGCAGCAGTGACCAATTTTGATATCTTAAAACGCTTGTCAAATCTTGAACGTGAAGTATTTGGTAAAAAGCTTGATCAACAAGCAAGTGCAGTCAAACCAGCACAACCTAATCCAAATAACTACACAAATGCAGACACAAGCTTAGATGATAATGAAAAAACACGTCAATTTTAA
- a CDS encoding DUF1273 domain-containing protein, with translation MDKSKVIYVSGYRSFELGVFKENDPKIQVVKNVLKKELRQLAEEGLEWVLVSGNLGVELWAVQIVAELKEEYPELSLGILYPFSDFGNNWNEGNQEKKQLAEQLADYVEAVSHQPYQSPSQLKNHTRFILEHTVGCLLIYDEEFPGKTKYFFEDAQNYQADHPYEIRLISMDDLQNFSE, from the coding sequence ATGGATAAGTCAAAAGTAATCTATGTGTCTGGGTATCGAAGTTTCGAACTCGGTGTTTTTAAAGAAAATGATCCTAAAATCCAAGTTGTTAAAAATGTTTTAAAAAAAGAACTCCGTCAGTTAGCAGAAGAAGGGCTGGAATGGGTACTCGTTAGTGGAAATCTAGGCGTCGAACTATGGGCTGTGCAAATAGTAGCGGAATTGAAAGAAGAATATCCGGAACTATCTCTTGGTATTTTGTATCCTTTTTCTGATTTTGGTAATAACTGGAATGAAGGGAACCAAGAAAAAAAACAATTAGCAGAACAATTAGCAGATTATGTCGAAGCTGTTAGCCATCAACCCTACCAATCACCTAGTCAGCTAAAGAATCACACTCGTTTTATACTTGAACATACAGTGGGCTGTCTGCTGATCTATGATGAAGAATTCCCTGGAAAAACGAAGTATTTTTTTGAAGATGCACAGAATTACCAAGCAGATCATCCCTACGAAATTCGGCTGATCAGTATGGACGATCTTCAAAATTTTAGTGAATAA
- a CDS encoding tetracycline resistance MFS efflux pump, which translates to MYSFTNKHSKVFGYVSVLFTGLGFTIVSPVLPFLTLPYSHSIHQQAFYITLLMSVYALAAFLSAPILGSLSDHFGRRPILIISLLGSSIGYLLFGLGNSIWMLFLGRIIEGLTAGEISTLYAYFADITEPNERTKVFGWMGALVGIGTTLGPIIGGLLAELGNSVPIFIGALFTFLNAVYGYTFMLESLPIKKRSVDLSFSHVRPFHQLQQLFKISSVIPLFTAGFAVWLAAGSLQSIFSQFSIDAFQWKAGLVGLSFSLIGILDTVSQLFIMPRLLKKFSEQQITRIGMFSEILAYLFITLSGILLLPILFLFGIICYGFGDSIFTPVFNGQLSNSVSDNQQGLVMGGTQSIQSLSRVIGPLIAGQLYAAAPFLPTVFGFLLMIFAYYHYNKK; encoded by the coding sequence ATGTACAGTTTCACAAATAAACATTCTAAAGTTTTTGGATACGTCTCTGTCTTATTCACTGGATTAGGATTTACTATCGTCAGTCCTGTACTTCCGTTTTTAACGCTGCCTTATTCTCACTCCATACATCAGCAAGCTTTCTATATCACTTTGCTCATGTCTGTTTATGCTCTAGCTGCCTTCTTATCTGCCCCCATTCTCGGTAGCTTAAGTGATCATTTTGGGCGTCGTCCGATCCTTATTATCAGTTTATTAGGATCAAGTATCGGATATTTGCTTTTTGGTTTAGGAAATTCGATATGGATGTTGTTCCTTGGTCGTATCATTGAAGGATTGACGGCAGGAGAAATCTCCACCTTATATGCTTACTTTGCCGACATCACGGAACCTAATGAAAGAACCAAAGTTTTTGGATGGATGGGTGCTTTAGTCGGTATAGGAACAACGCTGGGTCCTATTATAGGGGGTCTATTAGCTGAGTTGGGGAATTCTGTTCCTATATTTATTGGAGCACTCTTTACTTTCTTAAATGCCGTTTATGGCTACACATTTATGCTAGAAAGCCTTCCAATAAAAAAACGTTCAGTAGATTTAAGTTTCTCCCATGTAAGACCTTTTCACCAATTACAACAATTATTCAAGATTTCATCCGTTATTCCTTTATTCACAGCAGGTTTTGCTGTTTGGTTGGCAGCTGGCTCTCTTCAATCTATCTTTTCTCAATTTTCGATTGACGCCTTTCAGTGGAAGGCTGGGTTGGTTGGTTTAAGCTTCTCTTTGATTGGAATCTTGGATACTGTCTCGCAATTGTTCATTATGCCTCGATTGCTCAAAAAATTTTCAGAACAGCAGATCACAAGAATAGGGATGTTCAGTGAAATCCTCGCCTATCTATTCATCACATTATCTGGAATTCTTCTACTGCCGATTTTGTTTTTATTTGGGATTATCTGTTATGGTTTCGGTGATTCTATTTTTACTCCTGTATTCAATGGCCAACTATCCAATTCTGTCTCAGATAACCAGCAAGGTCTTGTAATGGGCGGTACCCAAAGTATACAATCTCTATCGCGCGTCATCGGCCCGCTAATCGCAGGACAGCTTTATGCTGCAGCACCATTTCTTCCAACGGTATTCGGATTTTTGCTTATGATTTTTGCCTATTATCACTACAATAAAAAATAG
- a CDS encoding MarR family winged helix-turn-helix transcriptional regulator: MDKRQLLIEEYLDLANEIIHRNKPEMEKEFAGFTLNELEVIEHIGKIPDPNVTKLANASYMTRGAISKLTKKLIARGIINTYQSEENKKEIYFQLTPIGQKIRNRHEQLHQKWVQRDATVFENMSKEEFDTVFRFIGRYREFIRSSK, from the coding sequence ATGGATAAAAGACAACTGCTAATAGAAGAATATCTGGATTTAGCTAATGAGATTATTCATCGTAATAAACCAGAAATGGAAAAAGAATTTGCAGGATTTACTCTAAATGAACTAGAAGTGATTGAACATATCGGGAAAATCCCTGATCCTAACGTGACAAAATTAGCGAATGCTAGTTACATGACTAGAGGAGCCATCAGTAAGCTAACAAAAAAACTGATAGCTAGAGGGATCATAAACACTTATCAAAGCGAAGAGAATAAAAAAGAAATCTATTTTCAATTGACGCCAATCGGACAAAAAATAAGGAATAGACACGAGCAACTCCATCAAAAATGGGTACAGCGAGATGCTACTGTATTTGAAAATATGTCAAAAGAAGAATTTGACACAGTATTTCGTTTTATCGGTCGATACAGAGAATTTATACGAAGTAGCAAATGA
- the recU gene encoding Holliday junction resolvase RecU, with product MVLRYPNGQPYYKNASPVEKIQEKRNQITEFGNRGMHFEEAINESNKYYLSRGLAVIHKKPTPIQIVKVDYPKRSAAVIKEAYFTQASTTDYNGVYRGFYLDFEAKETKNKTSFPFKNFHAHQIEHMKACLEQNGVCFVLLWFSSLKRCFYLNSVHLIAYWDAQKEKGRKSLPLSLIEELGIEIKTGISPRIPYLDAVDFYLSTLSIEGESKNGK from the coding sequence ATGGTATTGCGCTATCCAAATGGCCAACCTTATTATAAGAATGCCTCTCCCGTCGAAAAAATTCAAGAAAAAAGAAATCAGATCACTGAATTCGGCAATCGGGGGATGCACTTTGAAGAAGCAATCAATGAAAGTAATAAATATTATCTTTCCCGCGGGTTGGCGGTTATCCATAAAAAGCCTACCCCTATCCAAATCGTGAAAGTAGACTATCCTAAGAGAAGTGCTGCTGTGATCAAGGAAGCCTACTTTACCCAAGCCTCAACTACAGACTATAATGGCGTCTATCGAGGCTTTTACTTGGACTTTGAAGCAAAAGAAACCAAGAACAAAACATCTTTTCCCTTTAAAAACTTCCATGCCCATCAAATCGAACATATGAAAGCATGCCTCGAACAAAATGGGGTCTGCTTTGTCTTGTTATGGTTTTCGTCTTTGAAGCGCTGTTTTTATTTGAATAGTGTTCATTTGATTGCTTACTGGGACGCCCAAAAGGAAAAAGGACGCAAATCACTACCTTTATCTTTGATCGAAGAACTAGGAATAGAGATCAAAACTGGTATTTCTCCGCGGATTCCTTATTTGGACGCGGTTGACTTCTATTTATCAACATTATCTATTGAAGGAGAAAGCAAGAATGGCAAATGA
- a CDS encoding carboxypeptidase M32, with protein sequence MKEKEFLQEVKEINLLQQALGILDWDTQTGMPEKASAYRSEVDSYLYSIYFSKKIGPKIKEAIRYFSEHPEELSEVGTAVFAKVKEEYDLEHRVPEDLMRKYTAAVSSAHGQWQKARETQQFSDFQHALNQNIELTKQLIPYWRKDEKTNYDVLLNQYEPGMTVEILDKVFDQLKEGILSIRRTLQEKGTEPETDFLNRRMTKKQQKRFVVKVIEQLGYDFSRGRLDDTVHPFMTGINPNDARITTRWNETDFKMAVFGVIHEAGHGMYEQDIDDKYAYTPVYEGTSMGIHESQSLFNEIIIGSSRSFWKKQYPFFQECAEGTFDDIPFDKFYRSLNHTKSSLVRIEADSLTYPLHIIIRYEIEKMIFNEGVDVAELPEIWNQKYEEYLGIRPTNDVEGILQDVHWSGASFGYFPSYALGYMYAAQLLHSLQQEIDVENVLASDDYSPIKNWMSEHIHQYGASRKPNQLIMDATHEPLNPQYLIDYMKDLYFNVYQVK encoded by the coding sequence ATGAAAGAAAAAGAGTTTTTACAAGAAGTAAAAGAAATCAATCTTCTACAACAAGCTTTAGGAATCCTCGATTGGGATACACAAACAGGTATGCCTGAAAAAGCTAGTGCATACCGAAGTGAAGTAGACAGCTATCTTTACAGCATTTATTTTTCAAAAAAAATCGGTCCAAAAATCAAAGAAGCCATTCGCTATTTTTCTGAACATCCGGAAGAATTGTCGGAAGTTGGAACTGCCGTTTTTGCCAAAGTAAAAGAAGAGTATGATTTGGAACATCGCGTACCGGAAGATCTTATGAGAAAATATACAGCTGCCGTTTCTTCAGCACACGGACAATGGCAAAAAGCTAGAGAAACACAACAATTTTCTGATTTTCAACACGCATTGAATCAAAATATTGAATTAACAAAACAGTTGATACCTTACTGGAGAAAAGATGAAAAGACGAATTATGATGTTTTGCTGAATCAATACGAACCCGGGATGACTGTCGAAATCCTTGATAAGGTATTTGATCAGCTTAAAGAAGGAATTCTTTCGATCCGCCGTACGCTCCAAGAAAAAGGGACTGAACCTGAAACAGACTTTTTAAATCGGAGAATGACGAAAAAACAACAGAAGAGATTTGTAGTGAAAGTAATCGAACAACTTGGTTATGATTTTAGCCGTGGTCGTTTAGATGACACTGTCCACCCATTTATGACTGGAATTAATCCGAATGATGCACGAATCACGACACGATGGAACGAAACAGATTTCAAAATGGCTGTTTTTGGAGTGATCCACGAGGCTGGTCATGGTATGTATGAACAAGACATCGATGATAAATATGCGTATACACCGGTTTATGAAGGTACATCAATGGGTATCCATGAATCACAATCGTTGTTTAACGAGATCATTATTGGAAGTAGTCGCAGCTTCTGGAAAAAGCAATATCCTTTCTTTCAAGAATGTGCAGAAGGAACATTCGATGATATTCCTTTTGACAAATTTTATCGTTCATTGAACCATACAAAATCAAGTTTGGTTCGTATCGAGGCAGACAGTTTGACTTACCCTCTCCATATCATCATTCGTTATGAAATCGAAAAAATGATTTTCAATGAAGGGGTAGATGTTGCTGAACTACCTGAAATATGGAATCAAAAATATGAAGAGTATCTGGGAATACGACCAACAAATGATGTGGAAGGCATCCTACAAGACGTTCATTGGTCAGGTGCAAGCTTTGGTTATTTTCCCTCTTATGCATTAGGGTACATGTATGCGGCACAATTACTTCATTCTTTGCAGCAAGAAATAGATGTGGAAAATGTTCTAGCGTCAGACGATTATTCTCCAATCAAAAACTGGATGTCAGAGCATATCCATCAATATGGTGCATCTAGAAAACCAAATCAATTAATCATGGATGCAACACATGAACCGCTTAATCCGCAATACCTGATCGACTATATGAAAGATCTGTATTTTAATGTATATCAGGTAAAATAA
- a CDS encoding THUMP domain-containing class I SAM-dependent RNA methyltransferase, whose translation MEKNRKFNLVATAASGLEALVGKELRDLGIECQVENGRARFEGTMETIATANLWLRTADRVKIVVGEFDAYTFDELFENVKALPWEDFLPLDAAFPVAGKSIKSKLYSTPDCQAITKKAIVERLRTYYHRPASVPLTETGAHFQLEVALLKDHVMVTLDTTGPSLFKRGYRLEKGGAPLKENMAAALVMLTNWRKDRPFYDPVCGSGTLCIEAALIGHNIAPGFNREFACESWDWFSQEIMENVRSAAEEKADYDIELDITGSDINGRMIEIAKANAEEIGLGSSITFKQQAVKDFKTDKEYGVIVANPPYGERLGEEETVRKLYKEMGDVFRPLKTWSKYILTSDLAFEEFYGQKATKKRKLYNGALRTDLFQYWGTRPPRKKEKDE comes from the coding sequence ATGGAAAAAAACAGGAAGTTCAACCTCGTCGCAACTGCGGCAAGCGGGCTAGAAGCACTGGTTGGTAAAGAATTAAGAGATCTTGGAATCGAATGCCAAGTTGAGAACGGACGTGCACGTTTTGAAGGAACAATGGAAACGATCGCTACAGCTAATTTATGGTTACGTACAGCAGATCGAGTAAAAATCGTGGTTGGGGAATTCGATGCGTATACGTTTGATGAATTGTTTGAAAACGTAAAAGCATTGCCTTGGGAAGATTTTCTTCCACTAGATGCAGCTTTTCCTGTAGCTGGAAAATCGATCAAGTCGAAACTATATAGCACACCTGATTGCCAAGCGATCACAAAAAAAGCAATCGTTGAACGTCTCCGTACCTATTATCACCGTCCAGCTTCTGTACCACTGACGGAAACTGGCGCACATTTTCAGTTGGAAGTAGCTTTGCTGAAAGACCATGTGATGGTAACTCTGGATACGACAGGACCAAGTTTATTCAAACGTGGTTATCGCTTAGAAAAAGGTGGAGCACCATTGAAAGAAAACATGGCAGCAGCACTTGTTATGTTGACAAATTGGCGAAAAGACCGTCCATTTTATGATCCTGTATGTGGTTCAGGTACGCTTTGTATTGAAGCAGCCTTAATAGGCCATAATATCGCACCAGGATTCAATCGTGAGTTTGCTTGCGAATCTTGGGATTGGTTCAGTCAAGAAATCATGGAAAATGTTCGATCAGCAGCCGAAGAAAAAGCAGATTATGATATTGAATTAGATATTACTGGTTCAGATATCAATGGACGGATGATTGAAATTGCCAAAGCCAATGCAGAAGAAATCGGATTAGGCTCTTCTATTACCTTTAAGCAACAAGCAGTCAAAGACTTCAAAACGGATAAAGAATACGGGGTCATCGTGGCTAACCCGCCTTACGGGGAACGTCTAGGAGAAGAAGAAACCGTTCGAAAATTATATAAAGAAATGGGCGATGTGTTCCGTCCATTAAAAACATGGAGTAAATATATCTTGACTAGCGACTTAGCGTTTGAGGAATTTTACGGACAAAAAGCAACCAAAAAAAGAAAATTGTACAATGGTGCATTGCGTACGGATCTATTCCAGTATTGGGGAACTCGTCCGCCTAGAAAAAAAGAGAAAGACGAATAA
- a CDS encoding PBP1A family penicillin-binding protein, whose product MANEQTRSSRRQKQPTPKKSVKKNSGKGSGKSSGTHKKGLFIKILLGILSFFCILFLAGVGLFWYYAKDAPELTDKKLDATVSSKLYTQDGELFEDLGAEKREKISANELPKTLEDAIVSVEDRRFYKHIGVDPIRIIGSALSNFTSGGLQGGSTLTQQLIKLSFFSTSAEDQTLKRKAQEAWMAVRLEQKKSKQEILTYYVNKVYMSNGLYGMETASEMYFGKKLSELSLPQTALLAGMPQAPSAYDPYVYPDQAKKRRDTVLYTMLQNEKISQTEYDQAVNVPVTDGLQELTQSDDNTKIVDNYVKEVINEVQEKTDKNVYTDGLEIYTNLDLDAQKKLYDIVNTDQYVSYPDDEMQVASTLIDTNTGKVKAQIGGRHIAEDVTLGNNLAVNTSRDFGSTMKPVTDYGPAFEYLKYSTGKTITDAPYNYEGTSTPVGNWDNQYMGTITLRQALYLSRNVPAVKLFNEVGSDKVASFLKNLGIEYSTIHQSNAISSNTEEQDGTKYGASSLKMAAAYAAFANGGTYYKPQYVNKIVFQDGTEETYEPDGKTAMSPETAYMITDILKDTITEGTGTNAQIAGLYQAGKTGTSNYTDDEYAKLGISSGVYPDILFAGYTPNYSISVWTGYNKKMTPVTSESSHVASDVYRELMQYVSANVTNTDWEMPSGLIRVGGELYYKDQYTARSNVVTPSTTIPSSSYVQTPGSSTTETTTQSSSSTSQSESTAESSKESTTAETSEPASSTTVPSSSSEESSTPSSSAPPASSSEPATSGADAANDHTPSSSTSASGNR is encoded by the coding sequence ATGGCAAATGAACAAACTAGAAGCTCTAGACGACAGAAACAGCCTACTCCTAAAAAGAGTGTGAAGAAGAATTCTGGCAAAGGTTCTGGAAAGTCCTCTGGAACACATAAAAAAGGATTATTTATCAAGATCCTTTTAGGAATACTCTCATTTTTCTGTATCCTCTTTTTAGCAGGTGTAGGACTTTTCTGGTATTACGCAAAAGATGCGCCCGAATTGACGGATAAAAAATTAGACGCTACCGTATCTTCCAAACTATATACACAAGATGGCGAACTATTCGAAGATTTAGGCGCAGAAAAGCGTGAAAAAATTTCTGCTAATGAATTACCGAAAACATTAGAAGATGCGATCGTGTCGGTAGAAGATCGCCGTTTTTATAAACACATCGGGGTTGACCCTATTCGGATCATCGGTTCTGCCCTCTCTAACTTTACCTCTGGCGGACTGCAAGGCGGAAGTACTTTGACACAGCAATTGATCAAACTTTCCTTCTTCTCCACTAGTGCAGAGGATCAGACCCTGAAACGCAAGGCCCAAGAAGCGTGGATGGCTGTAAGATTGGAACAAAAAAAATCGAAACAAGAGATCTTGACCTACTACGTAAATAAAGTGTATATGTCAAACGGCTTGTACGGGATGGAGACAGCTTCTGAGATGTACTTTGGTAAGAAATTATCAGAACTTTCTTTACCGCAAACAGCATTGCTTGCTGGGATGCCTCAAGCCCCTTCCGCCTATGATCCTTATGTTTATCCAGATCAGGCGAAGAAAAGACGAGATACTGTTTTGTATACGATGCTTCAAAACGAAAAAATCTCTCAAACAGAGTATGATCAAGCTGTTAATGTACCGGTAACGGATGGTCTGCAAGAACTAACTCAATCCGATGACAATACTAAGATCGTCGATAATTATGTCAAAGAAGTCATCAATGAAGTACAAGAAAAAACAGATAAGAATGTCTACACAGACGGTTTAGAGATTTATACGAATTTGGATCTGGACGCCCAAAAGAAACTATATGATATCGTCAACACGGATCAGTATGTCTCTTACCCAGACGACGAGATGCAAGTTGCCTCCACCCTTATCGACACCAATACCGGGAAAGTAAAAGCCCAGATTGGCGGACGTCACATCGCAGAAGACGTAACTTTAGGCAACAACTTAGCAGTGAATACTTCCCGTGATTTTGGTTCTACGATGAAACCTGTCACAGATTACGGACCAGCTTTTGAATATTTGAAATATTCTACTGGAAAAACTATTACTGACGCACCGTATAACTATGAAGGGACTTCGACTCCTGTAGGAAACTGGGATAATCAATATATGGGCACCATTACTTTACGCCAAGCACTTTACTTATCCCGTAATGTTCCAGCAGTCAAATTATTCAATGAAGTCGGTTCAGATAAAGTGGCATCTTTCTTAAAAAATCTTGGGATCGAATACAGTACGATCCATCAATCGAATGCGATCTCTAGTAATACGGAAGAACAAGATGGGACAAAATACGGAGCTTCTTCCTTAAAAATGGCAGCAGCCTATGCGGCTTTCGCCAATGGAGGGACTTATTACAAACCTCAATATGTTAATAAAATCGTCTTCCAAGACGGAACAGAAGAAACTTATGAGCCAGATGGAAAAACAGCCATGTCTCCAGAAACAGCTTATATGATCACAGACATTTTAAAAGATACGATCACTGAAGGTACTGGTACGAATGCGCAAATCGCTGGGTTATATCAAGCCGGTAAGACCGGAACATCTAATTACACAGATGACGAGTATGCAAAACTTGGTATTTCTTCTGGGGTGTATCCAGATATCCTATTTGCGGGCTATACGCCAAATTATTCGATTTCCGTGTGGACAGGTTACAATAAAAAAATGACACCTGTCACTTCAGAATCGTCACACGTAGCCTCTGATGTTTATCGCGAGCTTATGCAGTATGTTTCAGCTAACGTGACAAATACAGACTGGGAGATGCCAAGCGGATTAATTCGTGTGGGCGGTGAACTGTACTACAAAGATCAATATACAGCTAGATCGAATGTAGTTACACCATCAACAACTATTCCATCTTCCAGCTATGTCCAGACTCCTGGAAGCTCAACAACAGAGACAACGACTCAAAGCTCTAGCTCTACTAGTCAAAGTGAATCAACTGCTGAGTCCTCAAAAGAAAGCACGACAGCAGAAACAAGCGAGCCAGCGTCTTCAACAACGGTTCCTTCTTCTTCATCCGAAGAAAGCTCGACACCGTCTTCATCTGCTCCTCCTGCTTCTTCCAGTGAGCCAGCAACTAGCGGAGCGGATGCTGCAAATGACCATACACCATCCAGTAGCACCTCAGCTTCTGGAAACAGATAG
- the nth gene encoding endonuclease III: protein MLSKQKTMEALETMYGMFPEAHGELKHNNPFELLIAVILSAQATDVSVNKATPDLFASFPTPDALAEASIDEIILKIKTIGLYRNKAKNIKACAQQLIERFDGQVPTSREELMSLPGVGRKTANVVLGDAFGIPAIAVDTHVERVSKRLRICKLDATVMEVEETLMRKVPQELWVKTHHTLIFFGRYHCTARNPKCEVCPLLSICQDGKNRMRLKEKTLKKKPRL from the coding sequence ATGTTAAGCAAACAAAAAACAATGGAAGCTCTAGAAACGATGTATGGAATGTTTCCCGAAGCACATGGAGAACTCAAGCACAATAATCCATTTGAGTTATTGATTGCAGTGATCTTAAGTGCCCAGGCGACAGATGTATCAGTGAATAAAGCAACGCCAGATTTGTTTGCCTCTTTTCCGACACCCGATGCGTTAGCAGAAGCTTCAATCGATGAAATCATTCTTAAAATAAAAACGATTGGTTTGTATCGAAATAAAGCAAAAAACATCAAAGCGTGTGCACAGCAGCTGATTGAACGTTTCGATGGGCAAGTGCCAACGTCAAGAGAAGAATTGATGTCTCTTCCTGGTGTAGGCAGAAAGACAGCAAATGTCGTATTGGGGGATGCATTCGGGATACCAGCAATCGCAGTAGATACCCACGTGGAACGTGTCTCAAAACGCCTGAGGATCTGCAAACTAGATGCTACGGTCATGGAAGTAGAAGAAACACTGATGCGGAAAGTACCACAAGAATTATGGGTAAAGACACATCATACACTGATTTTTTTTGGTAGATATCATTGCACGGCAAGAAATCCCAAGTGCGAGGTATGTCCTTTGCTATCAATATGTCAAGATGGGAAAAATCGGATGCGTCTAAAAGAAAAGACGCTAAAAAAGAAACCACGCCTGTAG
- a CDS encoding DUF5960 family protein, which produces MNKEYFVQQDAFLEDYKSASKKSTINIDELADQVLSQLNETQEEYYTMPAKDAKDNVSHRFPFSRRIYSDENDGTLNTEYTYEGQPYVLETDDDL; this is translated from the coding sequence ATGAATAAAGAATATTTTGTCCAACAAGATGCATTTTTAGAAGATTATAAAAGTGCTTCGAAGAAATCAACGATCAATATTGATGAGTTGGCAGATCAAGTACTCTCTCAGTTGAATGAAACGCAAGAGGAATATTACACGATGCCAGCAAAAGACGCCAAAGATAATGTTTCTCATCGTTTTCCTTTCAGTAGACGCATCTACTCAGATGAAAATGACGGCACATTGAATACAGAGTACACATATGAAGGTCAGCCATATGTGCTAGAAACTGATGATGATCTTTAA
- a CDS encoding DnaD domain-containing protein, which yields MLNLENYLSAGQTVISNLLLKNYHRIGLQSEEFLFVLQLHMAQLEGDTFPDLQMIAMDMGIKQDQIFQILDRLVTNGFIKIETTIVNGKKADRYNLYPIYDLLGEYLKTQEKKYEEKTQEKEIQSVYQLFEQEFGRPLSSIEFQRIGQWLEEDHYQPEILKLALREAVLNQAYSFNYVDRILLSWERKNLRTKQQVEEDQKRRKQQLLQREVEQSAQQEELPKVSLKNWLEE from the coding sequence ATGTTGAATTTAGAAAATTACTTAAGCGCTGGACAAACAGTCATATCTAATCTTTTACTTAAAAATTACCATAGGATCGGTCTACAATCTGAAGAATTTTTATTTGTTCTACAGTTGCATATGGCACAGCTTGAAGGAGATACTTTCCCTGATTTGCAGATGATTGCTATGGATATGGGAATCAAGCAAGATCAGATTTTTCAAATACTGGATCGTCTCGTAACAAATGGGTTTATCAAGATAGAAACGACGATTGTCAACGGTAAAAAAGCAGATCGATATAATCTTTATCCCATCTATGATCTATTAGGTGAGTATTTAAAAACACAAGAAAAAAAATACGAAGAAAAAACACAAGAAAAAGAAATCCAGTCAGTGTATCAATTATTTGAACAAGAATTTGGACGCCCGCTTTCTTCGATCGAGTTCCAGCGAATCGGTCAATGGCTAGAAGAAGACCATTATCAGCCGGAAATTTTGAAACTAGCACTGCGGGAAGCCGTATTAAATCAGGCTTATAGTTTTAATTACGTTGACCGCATTTTGCTATCGTGGGAAAGAAAAAATCTACGTACAAAACAACAAGTGGAAGAAGACCAAAAACGAAGAAAACAGCAGCTTCTTCAAAGAGAAGTAGAACAGTCAGCTCAACAAGAAGAATTGCCGAAAGTCTCACTGAAAAATTGGTTGGAGGAGTAG